In one window of Palaemon carinicauda isolate YSFRI2023 chromosome 2, ASM3689809v2, whole genome shotgun sequence DNA:
- the LOC137617242 gene encoding uncharacterized protein, with product MIPALSQFRYRALAHTSTPADSTPFSKFIQEFCRMKEEKYPNHLDIYRDRSKKEINSEEWSCAAAYVIPSLDFYYSFRLNPATSILGAELFSICEALKLHAKETAIFTDSLTAISMMNNKDTIRFKTLVHNMQEMLIEMNSNYNFVKLQWIPSHKGIMGNELADATTKQGLNNPCTLNREENNIKEKKMIETLQMEWMFSNQVSCSVHLKLLLKIGKRLIVEIEK from the coding sequence ATGATTCCCGCTTTaagccagtttcgatacagagctttagcacacacgtccacacccgctgACTCCACTCCCTTTTccaaatttattcaagagttctgtagaatgaaagaggaaaagtatcCGAACCACTTAGACATATATAGGGATAGGTCCAAAAAAGAAATTAatagtgaggaatggtcatgtgcagctgcctatgttattcccagccttgacttttattatagttttagattaaacccagcaacgtctattctgggtgcCGAGTTATTTTCTATATGCGAAGCGCTGAAATTACATGCAAAAGAGACGGCAATATTCACAGATTCATTGACCGCCATTTCAATGATGAATAATAAGGATACAATAAGATTCAAAACATTAGTGCACAATATGCAGgagatgctaatcgaaatgaatagcaattacaattttgtaaaactgcagtggattccaagccacaaaggaatCATGGGAAACGAATTGGCAGACGCAACCACTAAACAAGGGCTAAACAACCCCTGTACTCTCAACagagaagaaaataatattaaagaaaaaaaaatgatagaaaccttGCAAATGGAATGGATGTTCTCAAATCAAGTAAGTTGCTCGGTACATCTAAAGCTATTATTGAAAATTGGTAAACGGCTTATTgtggaaatagaaaaatag